A section of the Enterococcus montenegrensis genome encodes:
- a CDS encoding peptide ABC transporter substrate-binding protein → MKVKKSILVVTGILAAVTLAGCKTGGAAKESASSTAKQAIKQEISVSLPAPLSTLDTTQTTDKITFTVVQHLFEGLYRFDDKSQPVPALAEKVDISPDGKTYTFTLREDAKWSNGEKVTANDFLFAWKRLVNPKTMGPNAYLLDNVVNSQAIREGKKAIDEIGLAAPDEKTFEVKLTQAQPSFLSVVSIGWLAPQNEKFVTDKKDEYGRTSEDLLYTGPFALKDWKQTGDEWTLVKNDDYYDKKAVKLSEVHGSTIKEENTGIQLVDSGELDLQRISGQYVEQFKNDPRLVTEKDVANQFLDFNKKANKALGNVHVRKAIAQAINKEQLAKNVLNDGATPLNGLIPTGLYKNPQTKEDFRKFSGDYNTYDVKAAKSEWSKAKAVIGDSLTLKLLVTDDDNGEKVGEYLQSQLQETLSGLKIVINKQPKVNLNQSRTDGNYELSVSGWIAGSSELDSYFNLYKTGSSYNYGGYANKTYTDLVEKARTTDANDPNAFFKDYQEAEKVLLADDAAQVPLYQSASNYLINEKVKGIVFHAYGDYFNLRTASVK, encoded by the coding sequence ATGAAAGTGAAAAAGAGTATTTTGGTGGTAACAGGAATTTTGGCTGCGGTGACGTTAGCCGGGTGTAAAACTGGCGGGGCAGCTAAGGAAAGTGCTAGTTCAACAGCAAAACAAGCAATAAAACAAGAAATCAGTGTCAGTTTACCGGCGCCGTTAAGTACGTTAGATACAACGCAAACAACCGATAAAATCACATTTACTGTGGTACAGCATTTGTTTGAAGGGCTATATCGTTTTGATGATAAGAGTCAACCAGTGCCTGCTTTAGCAGAAAAAGTTGACATTAGCCCAGATGGAAAAACATATACCTTCACTTTAAGAGAAGACGCGAAGTGGAGTAATGGGGAAAAAGTAACCGCCAATGATTTTCTTTTTGCCTGGAAACGACTAGTAAATCCGAAAACAATGGGGCCAAATGCGTATTTACTGGATAATGTGGTGAACAGTCAAGCAATTCGTGAAGGTAAAAAAGCAATTGATGAAATTGGTTTAGCTGCACCGGATGAAAAGACTTTTGAAGTGAAACTAACACAAGCCCAGCCGTCATTTTTATCTGTGGTTTCCATTGGTTGGTTGGCACCGCAAAATGAAAAATTTGTCACCGACAAAAAAGATGAGTATGGCCGCACCAGTGAGGATCTTTTGTATACGGGACCTTTTGCATTAAAAGATTGGAAACAGACCGGAGATGAGTGGACCTTGGTGAAAAATGATGATTATTACGATAAAAAAGCTGTCAAATTGTCAGAGGTTCACGGTTCTACGATCAAGGAAGAAAATACCGGGATTCAGTTAGTGGACAGTGGAGAATTGGATTTACAGCGCATTAGTGGTCAATATGTGGAACAATTCAAAAATGATCCACGGTTAGTGACAGAAAAAGATGTGGCCAATCAATTTTTAGATTTTAACAAAAAAGCCAACAAAGCCTTAGGAAATGTACATGTTCGTAAAGCAATTGCCCAAGCAATTAATAAAGAACAGCTGGCAAAAAATGTTTTAAATGATGGCGCCACCCCTTTAAATGGCTTGATTCCAACGGGTCTTTATAAAAATCCTCAAACAAAAGAAGATTTCCGCAAATTTAGCGGCGACTACAACACCTATGATGTAAAAGCAGCTAAAAGTGAATGGTCCAAAGCCAAAGCGGTCATTGGCGATAGCTTAACGTTGAAATTATTGGTAACCGATGATGATAACGGTGAAAAAGTTGGTGAGTATTTGCAAAGCCAGTTACAAGAAACATTGTCCGGCTTGAAAATTGTTATTAACAAACAACCAAAAGTGAATTTGAACCAATCCCGTACCGATGGAAATTACGAATTGTCGGTTTCTGGTTGGATTGCCGGTTCTAGTGAACTGGATTCCTATTTCAATTTATATAAGACGGGTTCTTCTTACAATTACGGCGGGTATGCTAACAAAACCTACACAGATTTAGTCGAAAAAGCCCGCACTACAGATGCGAATGATCCTAACGCATTTTTTAAAGATTACCAAGAAGCAGAAAAAGTATTGCTCGCAGATGATGCAGCGCAAGTACCGCTATATCAAAGTGCTTCAAATTATTTAATCAATGAAAAAGTAAAAGGTATCGTTTTTCACGCCTATGGTGATTATTTCAATTTACGGACAGCATCTGTGAAGTAA
- a CDS encoding DUF3899 domain-containing protein: MKKYPPAFIAVIIFVIAIIWGLIKKNLSLIMLSDTLFMLGLPFLIIGILLWVFSSGFFDTFQRSMHEAVGRKQKKKANYTPLSQVGQGVYLFWLKIAGIILVCSLIFYAIGSI; encoded by the coding sequence ATGAAAAAATATCCTCCCGCGTTTATTGCCGTCATTATCTTCGTTATCGCTATTATCTGGGGTCTGATCAAAAAAAATTTAAGTCTGATCATGTTATCAGACACTCTGTTTATGTTGGGACTGCCTTTTTTGATTATTGGCATTTTGTTATGGGTTTTTTCCTCTGGCTTCTTCGATACTTTTCAACGATCCATGCATGAAGCTGTAGGAAGAAAGCAAAAGAAAAAAGCTAACTATACGCCTTTATCACAAGTTGGCCAGGGTGTGTATCTTTTTTGGCTAAAAATTGCCGGTATCATCTTAGTCTGCTCGCTCATTTTTTATGCCATTGGCAGCATTTAA
- a CDS encoding ABC transporter permease, which produces MENAKPKYDTIAKIPASEFELYHGSTIKEREMIAAPSLTFLQDSWRRLRKNKAAVVCMAILLVIIVISIISIFFSPHNPTKQNVAYMNLPPRIPGIDINGLNGKAMVGGQLVDKYAAANVPDNLNYYFGTDGLGRDVLSRLLMGTRVSLLIAFIAAMFDIIFGVTYGLISGLKGGTVDTLMQRILEILSGIPNLVVMILMLVVFEPGIPSIIAAMAITNWIPMARIVRAQTLKLKDQEFVLAAQTLGESNFKIAFKHILPNISSVIIVQMMFSIPTAIFFEAFLSFIGLGLTPPNASLGTMLSDGYKTFQYLPYLLWVPAVTLSVIMIAFNLLADGLRDAFDPKMKE; this is translated from the coding sequence ATGGAAAATGCAAAACCAAAATATGATACTATTGCCAAAATCCCGGCGTCAGAATTTGAGCTGTACCACGGTAGTACCATTAAAGAACGGGAAATGATTGCCGCTCCGTCTTTGACTTTCTTACAAGATTCTTGGCGGCGCCTTCGAAAAAATAAAGCAGCGGTCGTATGTATGGCGATACTACTTGTGATTATTGTGATTTCGATTATTTCAATTTTCTTTTCACCCCATAATCCCACGAAGCAAAATGTTGCTTATATGAATTTGCCACCACGAATTCCTGGGATTGATATTAATGGCTTAAACGGAAAAGCAATGGTTGGCGGACAATTAGTCGATAAATATGCCGCAGCGAATGTACCGGATAATTTGAATTATTATTTTGGGACTGACGGATTGGGCCGTGATGTTTTGAGCCGTCTTTTGATGGGAACGCGGGTCTCTTTATTGATCGCCTTTATCGCGGCGATGTTCGACATTATTTTTGGTGTTACTTACGGATTAATCTCTGGTTTAAAAGGCGGTACAGTGGATACGTTAATGCAACGTATTTTGGAAATTCTTTCTGGTATTCCAAACTTAGTTGTGATGATTTTAATGTTGGTCGTTTTTGAACCGGGTATTCCATCGATTATTGCTGCCATGGCCATCACTAACTGGATTCCAATGGCGCGGATCGTTCGGGCACAGACGCTGAAATTAAAAGACCAAGAATTTGTGTTGGCTGCCCAAACTTTAGGGGAAAGTAATTTCAAAATAGCCTTTAAACATATTTTGCCCAACATCTCCAGCGTGATTATTGTCCAGATGATGTTCAGTATTCCAACGGCGATTTTCTTTGAAGCCTTCTTGAGCTTTATCGGTTTAGGTTTAACACCACCGAATGCTTCACTGGGTACAATGTTAAGTGACGGGTATAAAACCTTCCAATATCTGCCTTACCTATTGTGGGTACCAGCAGTTACGTTATCTGTCATTATGATTGCCTTCAACTTACTAGCTGATGGTCTTCGTGATGCCTTTGATCCGAAAATGAAAGAGTGA
- the pepT gene encoding peptidase T, with protein MRQLLEDFLSYVKVNTRSDEKSTFIPTTQGQIDLALQLKEQLEQLGLSNVAYFEKNSFVIGALKGNAAKPAIGFIAHVDTADFNAENIQAQVHYNYDGNEVVLNAAQNIVLSPSQFPNLKDYVGQTLITTDGTTLLGADDKAGIAEIMAALRNLKEVPKEKRGDVWVAFGPDEEIGRGADNFEVADFPVDFAYTLDSGRVGHFEYETFNAAKIEITIEGTSVHPGTAYGQLVNAIKIGETIDSRLPQAEVPELTQDYEGFYLLNKFSGDISLAQLDYIIRDHDQAKFIARKNQIVAIIDALNATFTYPRITYRLFDQYYNMKEIVDKEPRAVDYALLALKNLGIKPIVTPFRGGTDGSKISYKGIATPNLFTGGENFHGPYEFITLEAMEKARDTIVEIVKVAGEAK; from the coding sequence ATGCGTCAATTATTGGAAGATTTTTTAAGTTATGTCAAAGTGAATACCCGCTCAGATGAAAAATCCACCTTCATTCCCACTACGCAAGGTCAAATTGATCTGGCGCTGCAATTAAAAGAGCAGCTGGAACAATTGGGATTAAGTAATGTTGCTTATTTTGAGAAAAATAGCTTTGTGATTGGGGCTTTAAAAGGAAATGCCGCAAAACCTGCAATTGGTTTTATTGCCCATGTGGATACGGCGGATTTTAATGCAGAAAATATTCAAGCGCAAGTTCATTACAATTACGATGGCAATGAGGTGGTTTTAAATGCAGCTCAAAATATTGTTTTGTCTCCTAGCCAGTTTCCCAATTTAAAAGACTATGTAGGCCAAACGCTAATTACGACAGATGGGACGACTCTTTTAGGTGCCGATGATAAAGCCGGGATTGCTGAAATTATGGCCGCGTTGCGAAACTTAAAAGAAGTTCCAAAAGAAAAGCGTGGGGATGTTTGGGTCGCTTTTGGGCCAGATGAAGAAATTGGTCGTGGGGCAGATAATTTTGAGGTTGCAGATTTTCCGGTGGATTTTGCCTATACACTTGACAGTGGTCGTGTTGGGCATTTTGAATATGAAACGTTTAATGCTGCCAAAATTGAGATCACAATTGAAGGGACCAGTGTCCATCCTGGTACGGCGTATGGGCAATTGGTGAACGCCATAAAGATTGGGGAGACCATTGACAGTCGCCTCCCTCAAGCAGAAGTACCGGAATTAACGCAAGATTATGAAGGTTTTTATTTATTGAATAAATTTAGCGGGGATATTTCTTTAGCGCAGTTGGATTACATTATCCGGGATCATGATCAAGCCAAATTTATAGCCAGAAAAAACCAAATCGTAGCGATTATTGACGCCTTGAATGCCACCTTCACCTATCCGCGCATTACGTATCGCCTGTTTGATCAATATTACAATATGAAAGAAATCGTAGATAAAGAACCCCGGGCGGTAGACTATGCACTTTTAGCGCTGAAAAATTTAGGGATAAAACCGATTGTCACCCCATTTCGTGGTGGTACTGACGGATCGAAAATTTCGTATAAAGGAATTGCTACCCCAAATTTATTTACCGGAGGCGAAAACTTTCACGGACCATATGAATTTATCACCCTTGAAGCAATGGAAAAAGCCCGCGATACCATCGTTGAAATCGTTAAAGTAGCCGGTGAGGCAAAATAA
- a CDS encoding ABC transporter ATP-binding protein produces MKKVLLNVTHLKQYFNVGRKDEVKAVDDISFHIYEGETFGLVGESGSGKSTTGRTIIRLNTPTDGEIDFAGQDVMKIKGKEGLKTFRRDVQMIFQDPYASLNPRMKVRDIIAEGIDINGLAKNEKERNAQVDELLETVGLNPSHGTRYPHEFSGGQRQRIGIARALAVKPKFIICDEPISALDVSIQAQVVNLLQDLQEQQNLTYLFIAHDLSMVKHISDRIGVMHLGKLLEVGTSDAIYNHGVHPYTESLLSAIPLPDPDHERNRKRIKYQAQPDDGKQRGMHEIAEGHYIYCSEDEITMYQAKLQQKTTQSQVAL; encoded by the coding sequence GTGAAAAAAGTTTTATTAAACGTAACTCACTTGAAACAATACTTCAATGTCGGACGTAAAGACGAAGTCAAAGCAGTGGATGATATTAGCTTTCACATTTACGAAGGCGAGACTTTTGGCTTAGTGGGAGAATCCGGTAGTGGCAAATCCACCACCGGGCGCACGATTATCCGCTTAAATACGCCAACTGATGGAGAAATTGATTTTGCTGGCCAAGATGTGATGAAAATTAAAGGCAAAGAAGGCTTAAAAACATTTCGTCGCGATGTACAGATGATTTTTCAAGATCCGTATGCCTCTTTAAATCCTCGCATGAAAGTGCGGGACATTATCGCAGAAGGCATTGATATTAATGGTCTTGCCAAAAATGAAAAAGAACGCAATGCCCAAGTGGATGAACTGTTAGAAACGGTGGGGTTAAATCCCAGTCATGGAACGCGTTATCCCCATGAATTTTCCGGCGGACAACGGCAACGTATCGGTATTGCCCGCGCCTTAGCCGTAAAACCAAAATTTATTATTTGTGATGAACCAATTTCAGCTTTGGATGTTTCCATTCAAGCCCAAGTGGTAAATTTATTGCAAGACTTGCAAGAACAGCAAAATTTGACGTATTTATTTATCGCCCATGATTTGTCGATGGTAAAACATATCAGTGATCGCATTGGTGTTATGCACTTAGGCAAATTGCTGGAAGTGGGTACCAGTGATGCCATTTATAATCACGGCGTTCATCCATATACGGAAAGTTTGCTGTCGGCAATTCCATTACCAGATCCAGACCATGAACGTAATCGCAAGCGGATTAAATATCAGGCCCAACCTGATGATGGCAAACAGCGAGGAATGCATGAAATTGCAGAAGGACATTATATTTATTGTTCAGAAGATGAAATTACCATGTACCAAGCAAAATTACAGCAAAAAACGACGCAAAGCCAAGTGGCACTGTAA
- a CDS encoding RNA-guided endonuclease InsQ/TnpB family protein, whose protein sequence is MISEGRQVPIKILKAYKFALYPDEAQKQFFIQTFGCVRFTYNTLLTLRQTNYQDNSETFTNPASERLKTQKLTPAKLKKEYSFLKATDSLALANAQRNLEKAFQNYYRGHASYPKLKSKKSAWQSYTTNNQGHTIYLEKDGLKLPKLKSKVLLHQHRNVTGKIRSATISAKNRQEFYVSLLCEEDSTALPKTGSKIEITYNGTTLIEPSVAVRGIPTLCQVQLLAQLKKAQRRLAIRAKSAQRRNVKLEQAKNYQKQKLRLQQLYIRKMKQKEDFTEQLSIALVRQFDCIVVTMPAAGDDETKNKGNKALKTQKNNQSTPVLQNIEEKFTLSDWNRLLLKLKYKADWYEKELVFCSKQKAN, encoded by the coding sequence ATGATCAGTGAGGGGAGGCAGGTACCAATTAAAATATTAAAAGCTTATAAATTTGCGCTTTATCCTGATGAAGCGCAAAAACAATTTTTTATTCAAACTTTTGGCTGTGTTCGTTTTACTTATAACACGTTATTGACACTGCGGCAGACAAACTATCAAGATAACAGCGAAACTTTTACAAATCCAGCTTCAGAGCGGTTAAAGACGCAAAAGTTAACGCCAGCTAAACTAAAAAAGGAGTATTCGTTTTTAAAAGCGACGGATAGTTTAGCTTTGGCTAATGCGCAACGTAACTTGGAAAAAGCCTTTCAAAATTATTATCGCGGCCATGCCAGTTATCCGAAACTAAAGAGCAAAAAAAGTGCGTGGCAGTCTTATACTACAAATAATCAAGGCCATACTATTTATCTTGAAAAAGATGGCTTGAAGCTTCCAAAGTTAAAAAGTAAAGTTTTGTTGCATCAACATCGTAATGTGACGGGAAAAATTCGCTCGGCCACTATCTCTGCTAAAAATCGGCAGGAATTTTATGTTTCTTTATTATGTGAAGAAGATAGTACTGCTTTGCCAAAAACCGGTAGCAAAATTGAAATTACCTATAATGGGACAACACTAATTGAGCCAAGTGTGGCAGTGCGCGGCATACCGACGCTTTGCCAAGTGCAACTTTTAGCGCAGCTAAAAAAAGCGCAGCGGCGCCTTGCCATCCGAGCTAAGAGTGCACAGCGACGCAATGTAAAGTTGGAACAAGCTAAAAATTATCAAAAACAAAAATTGCGCCTCCAACAATTATATATCCGCAAAATGAAGCAAAAAGAAGACTTTACAGAACAACTGTCGATTGCTCTTGTGCGCCAATTTGATTGTATCGTGGTCACAATGCCAGCAGCAGGAGACGATGAAACAAAAAACAAGGGCAACAAAGCCCTTAAAACGCAGAAAAATAATCAAAGTACCCCAGTTTTGCAAAATATTGAAGAGAAATTTACTTTAAGTGACTGGAATCGTCTCCTTTTGAAATTGAAATATAAAGCCGATTGGTATGAAAAAGAGTTAGTCTTTTGTTCAAAGCAAAAAGCCAACTAA
- a CDS encoding peptide ABC transporter substrate-binding protein, whose amino-acid sequence MKKTSLFGVIAVCGVVLSACGSGSGTTDGSSAAGGSGKEADKQEFRVSVLQEMPSADLSLATDTISFTALNNVYEGIYRLDKDSKPVPAGAAEEAKVSEDGLKYTIKLREDAKWSDGTPVKASDYVFAWQRTVDAKTASEYAYLYEPVVNAADITAGKKDKSELGIKAVNDYELEITLTRPTPYMDYLFAFPSFFPQPQKVVEKNGDKFATKSENSVYNGPFVLAGFDGPGTDTEWEYKKNDTYWDKDTVKLDAVKVSVVKESSTGLNLFNDGQTDDAILTGELAQQNANQEAFQSVKEARTSYLELNQRKEDSPFMNEDLRLAISYAIDRNAIVNSVLGDGSVASTGLIPSDMSKNPETNEDFTKEAGDLVSFDAKKAKDHWEKAKKALGKDSFTFDIVASDDDGTKKVLEYLQSTLEETLSGIKIKPTPVPFSVRLDRSNNGEFDMVLGGWGADYSDPSSFTDLFVTGNSYNRGQWSNEEYDKVVKESNTTNAGDPMKRWANLQEADKIISSTAGVIGVFQKAEGHMINPKVKGIVHHAAGASWDYKWTYVTE is encoded by the coding sequence ATGAAGAAGACATCATTATTTGGCGTTATTGCTGTCTGCGGTGTTGTGTTATCAGCATGTGGCAGCGGTAGTGGCACAACAGATGGCAGCAGTGCTGCAGGCGGTTCTGGTAAAGAAGCGGACAAACAAGAATTTAGAGTTTCTGTCTTACAAGAAATGCCGAGTGCTGATTTATCACTTGCGACAGATACCATTAGTTTCACTGCGTTAAACAATGTCTACGAAGGAATTTATCGTTTGGACAAAGATAGCAAGCCAGTGCCAGCTGGTGCCGCTGAAGAAGCCAAAGTTAGTGAAGACGGTTTGAAATATACGATTAAATTAAGAGAAGATGCCAAATGGTCTGACGGAACACCCGTTAAGGCTTCTGATTATGTCTTTGCATGGCAACGAACAGTCGATGCCAAAACCGCATCTGAATATGCTTATTTATATGAACCCGTTGTGAATGCAGCCGATATTACTGCCGGCAAAAAAGATAAATCTGAGTTAGGCATTAAGGCTGTCAACGACTACGAATTGGAAATTACGTTAACGCGTCCAACGCCTTATATGGATTATTTATTCGCATTCCCTTCATTTTTCCCACAACCACAAAAAGTTGTTGAAAAAAATGGCGACAAATTTGCTACAAAATCAGAAAATTCTGTTTACAACGGTCCATTTGTTTTAGCCGGATTTGACGGTCCTGGTACTGATACAGAGTGGGAATACAAGAAAAACGATACTTACTGGGATAAAGATACAGTAAAATTAGACGCTGTCAAAGTCAGCGTAGTGAAAGAATCCTCCACAGGGTTGAACTTATTTAATGACGGACAAACAGACGATGCAATTTTAACCGGTGAATTGGCACAACAAAATGCCAATCAAGAAGCTTTCCAATCGGTTAAAGAAGCCCGCACTTCTTATCTAGAATTAAATCAACGAAAAGAAGATTCACCATTTATGAATGAAGATTTGCGTTTGGCAATCTCTTACGCAATTGACCGCAATGCAATCGTTAATTCTGTTTTAGGCGATGGCTCGGTTGCTTCTACTGGTTTGATTCCATCGGATATGTCTAAAAATCCAGAAACCAACGAAGATTTCACCAAAGAGGCGGGCGATTTGGTCAGCTTTGATGCGAAAAAGGCAAAAGACCACTGGGAAAAGGCTAAAAAAGCTTTAGGAAAAGATAGCTTTACCTTTGATATTGTCGCTTCTGACGATGACGGAACTAAAAAAGTTTTAGAATATTTGCAAAGCACACTCGAAGAAACATTGTCTGGTATCAAAATTAAACCAACGCCAGTACCATTTTCTGTTCGGTTAGATCGTTCAAATAACGGTGAATTCGACATGGTATTAGGTGGTTGGGGTGCTGACTACTCAGACCCATCAAGCTTTACAGATTTATTTGTTACAGGGAATTCATATAACCGTGGGCAATGGTCAAATGAAGAATACGATAAAGTTGTGAAAGAATCTAATACGACCAATGCAGGTGATCCGATGAAACGTTGGGCTAATTTGCAAGAAGCAGATAAAATTATCAGCTCAACTGCTGGAGTTATCGGCGTTTTCCAAAAAGCAGAAGGTCACATGATTAATCCGAAAGTAAAAGGTATCGTTCATCACGCTGCCGGCGCTTCATGGGATTACAAATGGACATATGTAACCGAATAA
- a CDS encoding ABC transporter ATP-binding protein: MMPEKVLEVKDLEISFDTYAGTVRAIRNVSFDLYKGETLAIVGESGSGKSVTTRSIMGLLASNANIDKGEIIFKNSDIVKKSEKEMQKIRGKEIAMIFQDPMTSLDPTMPIGKQVAESLIIHNKVSKKEALASALELLNLVGIPNAEKRLKNYPHQFSGGQRQRIVIAIALICYPEVLIADEPTTALDVTIQAQILELMKDIQKKINTSIIFITHDLGVVANVADRVAVMYGGRIIEVGTAEEIFYNPQHPYTWGLLGSMPTLEGGEERLYAIPGSPPDLLQPPKGDAFYPRNEFALKIDTEQAPPYFDVSETHKAATWLLAPQAPKVTPPAEIVRRWEIFKEKQEA, encoded by the coding sequence ATGATGCCAGAAAAAGTATTAGAAGTTAAAGATTTGGAAATCTCCTTTGATACTTATGCGGGAACAGTCCGCGCAATCCGCAATGTTAGTTTTGACCTTTATAAAGGAGAGACTTTGGCGATTGTAGGGGAGTCAGGTTCCGGTAAATCGGTAACTACTCGCAGTATCATGGGACTTTTAGCCAGTAACGCCAATATTGATAAGGGTGAAATTATTTTTAAAAATTCCGATATTGTCAAAAAATCGGAAAAAGAAATGCAGAAGATTCGAGGTAAGGAAATTGCGATGATTTTCCAAGATCCCATGACCTCTTTAGATCCAACCATGCCAATTGGCAAACAAGTTGCGGAGTCTTTGATTATTCACAACAAAGTGTCTAAAAAAGAGGCCTTAGCTTCCGCATTGGAATTGTTAAACTTAGTTGGTATTCCCAATGCTGAAAAACGATTGAAAAACTATCCCCACCAATTTTCCGGTGGACAACGGCAACGGATCGTAATTGCCATTGCGCTTATTTGCTACCCGGAAGTTCTGATTGCTGATGAACCAACGACCGCTTTGGATGTAACAATTCAAGCCCAAATTTTAGAGTTGATGAAAGATATTCAGAAAAAAATTAACACGTCGATCATTTTTATCACCCATGACTTAGGTGTTGTGGCAAACGTGGCTGATCGCGTGGCAGTCATGTATGGGGGCAGAATTATCGAAGTTGGAACGGCAGAAGAAATTTTTTACAACCCGCAACATCCGTATACATGGGGGCTGTTAGGTTCAATGCCGACTTTAGAAGGGGGCGAAGAACGCCTATATGCTATTCCAGGTTCGCCACCAGATTTACTGCAACCACCAAAAGGGGACGCTTTTTATCCTCGTAATGAATTTGCTTTAAAAATCGATACCGAGCAAGCACCACCATATTTTGACGTCTCTGAAACCCACAAAGCGGCAACGTGGCTCTTAGCACCACAAGCCCCTAAAGTAACCCCACCGGCCGAAATTGTTCGTCGTTGGGAAATTTTCAAAGAAAAACAAGAAGCCTAA
- a CDS encoding GlsB/YeaQ/YmgE family stress response membrane protein has product MGLIWSLIVGGVIGAIAGAITNKGGSMGIIVNVVAGLIGSAIGQSLLGHWGPTLAGMAIVPSIIGAVILVAVVSFFFGRKA; this is encoded by the coding sequence ATGGGTTTAATTTGGTCTTTAATCGTTGGTGGTGTCATTGGTGCGATCGCAGGTGCGATTACAAATAAAGGTGGTTCAATGGGAATTATTGTAAATGTCGTTGCCGGTCTAATTGGTTCTGCGATTGGGCAGTCTTTATTGGGTCATTGGGGTCCAACTCTAGCTGGAATGGCAATTGTACCTTCTATTATTGGTGCAGTTATTTTAGTGGCAGTCGTATCGTTCTTTTTTGGTAGAAAAGCATAG
- the opp3b gene encoding oligopeptide ABC transporter permease, with translation MNDFLKYFLKRLFFMLVTLWLIATITFFLSKMLPGTPYTNAERLSPDQIALLNKQMGLDKPVIVQYGTYLKNLLQGDFGISFQFKNQPVAALLAGRVGPSLQLGMQAILLGTFVGIILGTISAMKQNTWVDTLATLIAILGRSIPNFVFAVLLQYVFAIKLHILPIAKWEGFAYTILPTIALAMSPLADSARFIRTEMVEVMHSDYVELARAKGLSRWEIAFKHGLRNSLIPLMTLLGPLAVALMTGSLVVENIFAIPGIGEQFVKSITTNDYPTIMAVTVLYSAMLIIVILVVDLLYGIVDPRIRVSGGSKG, from the coding sequence TTGAATGACTTTCTCAAATATTTTCTAAAACGGCTATTTTTTATGCTGGTAACCTTGTGGCTGATTGCTACGATTACATTCTTTTTATCAAAAATGTTACCAGGAACGCCTTATACCAATGCAGAACGTTTAAGCCCAGACCAAATTGCGTTGTTAAATAAGCAAATGGGTTTGGATAAGCCGGTTATCGTGCAATATGGAACGTATCTGAAAAACTTACTTCAAGGTGATTTCGGAATTTCCTTCCAGTTTAAAAATCAACCAGTTGCAGCCTTATTGGCTGGTCGCGTGGGACCTTCCTTACAATTAGGGATGCAGGCGATTTTACTGGGGACTTTCGTGGGGATTATTTTAGGGACGATTTCAGCCATGAAACAAAATACATGGGTGGATACGTTAGCGACTTTAATTGCGATTTTGGGTCGTTCGATTCCAAACTTTGTCTTCGCCGTTTTACTGCAATATGTTTTTGCGATTAAATTGCACATTTTGCCGATTGCTAAGTGGGAAGGTTTTGCCTATACGATTTTACCAACGATTGCGCTGGCAATGTCGCCTTTAGCCGATTCGGCACGTTTTATTCGAACAGAAATGGTGGAAGTTATGCACAGTGATTACGTAGAACTAGCTCGAGCTAAAGGATTAAGCCGTTGGGAAATCGCCTTTAAACACGGCTTGCGTAATAGCTTGATTCCCTTGATGACATTACTCGGACCTTTAGCAGTTGCTTTAATGACTGGTTCTTTAGTAGTAGAAAATATTTTTGCGATCCCTGGTATTGGGGAGCAATTTGTAAAATCAATTACCACCAACGACTATCCAACCATTATGGCGGTAACCGTCTTGTACTCGGCAATGTTGATTATTGTCATTTTAGTGGTTGACTTATTATACGGCATCGTTGATCCACGAATCCGCGTGTCAGGAGGGAGCAAAGGCTAA